AACTGCATGAGGGCGTCGTTCGCCACCATGCCGCCGTCGACCTTGAGCTCGGTGAGGTCCACACCGGCGTCGGCGTTGACCGCATCGAGCACGTCGCGCGTCTGGAAGGCGACGGCCTCCAGCGCGGCGCGCGCGATGTGGTTCTTGTTCGCGTAGCGGGTGAGGCCGACGATCGCCCCGCGAGCGTCGGGGCGCCAGTACGGCGCGAAGAGACCCGAGAACGCCGGGACGATGTACACACCGCCGTTGTCCTCCACCTGGCTCGCCAGCTCCTCGACCTGGGGGGCCGAGTCGATGATGCCGAGCTGGTCGCGCAGCCACTGGATCAGCGATCCGGTGACGGCGATCGAGCCCTCAAGCGCGTAGTGCGTCGGTCCGTCGCCCAGCTTGTAGCCGACGGTCGTCAGCAGTCCGTTCTTGGAGTGCACGACCTCCTCACCCGTGTTGAAGATGAGGAAGCAGCCGGTGCCGTAGGTGTTCTTGCTCTCGCCCGTGTTGAACGCCGCCTGACCGAACGTCGCCGCCTGCTGGTCGCCCAGGATGCCGGCGATCGGCGTCTCGCGCAGCAGGGAGGAGCTCTCCGCCACGCCATACACCTCGGAGGACGAACGGATCTCGGGCATCATCGACCGCGGGACGCCGAAGGCCTCGAGGATGTCGTCGCGCCATTCGAGCGTCTCGAGGTCCATGAACATCGTGCGCGACGCGTTGGTCACGTCCGTGGCGTGCACGCCGCCGTCGACGCCGCCGGTGAGGTTCCAGAGCACCCAGCAGTCGGTCGTGCCGAAGAGCAGGTCGCCGGCCTCTGCCTTCTCGCGTGCGCCCTCGACGTTCTCCAGGATCCAGGCGATCTTGGTGCCGGAGAAGTAGGTCGCAAGAGGAAGGCCGACCACCGGCTTGAACCGCTCGACGCCTCCGTCGGCCGCGAGGCGGTCGACGATCTCCTGCGTGCGGGTGTCCTGCCACACGATGGCGTTGTACACGGGCTTACCGGTGTTCTTGTCCCACACGACGGCGGTCTCGCGCTGGTTCGTGATGCCCACTGCCGCGATGTCGTGGCGGGTGAGATCTGCGCGGCTCAACGCGAGGCCGATGACCTCCTGCACGTTGCGCCAGATCTCCAGCGCGTCGTGCTCGACCCAGCCGGCCTTCGGAAGGATCTGCTCGTGCTCCTTCTGTCCGGTCGCGACGATGCTGCCCTTCTTGTCGAAGATGATCGCGCGGCTGGACGTGGTTCCCTGATCGATGGCGATGATGTAGTCAGCCATGGGTGTTCTCCTTTGAAGTCAGGATGCTGTTCGAAGTGGTCAGGCTGAGGATCGTCAGGCCAGGTGCAGCAGCACGGGCGAGGCGAGCGCGGCAAGCGCGCCACCGATGAGCGGGCCGACCACGGGCACCCAGGAGTATGCCCAGTCGCTCGACCCCTTGCCCTTGATGGGGAGGATGGCGTGCGCGATGCGCGGACCCAGGTCACGTGCCGGGTTGATGGCGTACCCGGTGGGACCACCGAGCGACGCGCCGATGGCGACGACGACCAGTGCGACCGGAAGCGCGGTGAGCGGGCCGAGGCCTCCGGGGGTTCCCACCTCGATGTCGCCGTAGTCCGCGAAGGCGAAGATCACGAAGACCAGCACGAACGTGCCCACGATCTCGGTGACGAGGTTCCAGCCGTACGAGCGGATGGCGGGTCCGGTGGAGAAGACGCCGAGCTTGTTCGCGGCATCCGGCTCCTCGTCGAAGTGCTGCTTGTACGCCAGCCAGCACACGATGGCGCCGACGATCGCACCGACGAGCTCGGCCGCGGTCGCGACGAGGAAGGCGCTGAATGTGATCTTCTGAGCGATGAGGAGACCGATGCCGACGGCGGGGTTGAGGATCGCGCCGGAGTACGCCGAAGCGAGCACACCGGCGAAGACCGCGAGGCCCCATCCCCAGTTGACCATCAGGAAGCCGCCGCCGAAGCCCTTGTTCTTCGTCAGCGCGACGTTGGCGACCACGCCGCATCCGAGCAGGACGAGCATCGCGGTTCCTACGAACTCCGAGAGGAAGTAGAGACCGAGGTTCACTTCAGTCATGTCTTCATTGACCTTTCTTGCGTGTCGGGGCCCCTCAGCCCCGGCACCTGTTATGGGAGTACGCCTCGAGGAGGGTGGCGGTCGGAGGTCCCGTCAGCCGCGGGTGCGGGACGGGATGTGAAGTCCGTGGCGTTCGTTCAGCAGCAGCCGGGTCTGCTCGACCTCGGCGTCGTGCCGCTCGCGGTCCCACCCCAGGAGCGGCGCGAGGGCGTCGCCCAGCTCGTCGAGGACCGCCGCATCGACGTTCCCCGTGAACGCGATGCTCGTCCGGCGCAGCACGACGTCCTGCAGCCGCGCGACCATCTCGTGCTGCACCATCCACTCGAGCTCGCGCGTGGAGAGGGCACCGCTCGCGAGCGGGGAGTCCGGCCCCTGCTCGACGAACTGCCAGACCTCGGCGGCACGCGTGCCGTAGCGCTGGAGCAGCAGATCGGCGCGTTCTCCCGCGCCGGGGAGGTTCTCCTGGATCCATGCGCGCCGCGCCTTCTCGGTGCGGGGGAAGTCACGGCCTCCGCCGATGGCGCGACCGGCCGTGGAGACGGTGCGCGAGCGCCCGATCAACCCCAGCACCACGTTCGAGAGAGACTCGCCGAGCGCACGGAAGGTCGTCCACTTGCCGCCGACGAGGCTGACCAGGGGGACGGCCCCCTTCTCGTCGACCTCGATGCGGTAGTCGCGCGACACGAAGCCAGGTGCGGTGTCCTCATGCCGGGGGAGCGGACGGATGCCGGAGAAGTTGAAGACGATCTGATCGCGCGACACCGAGATCTGCGGGAACACGTGGTGGATGAGGTCGAAGAAGTAGTCGATCTCCTCCTCGGTGCACACCGGGACCTCGCGCGGGTCGGCGTCGATGTCCGTGGTGCCGACGAGCACGCGCCCCTTCAGCGGGTAGATGAGGACGATGCGCCCGTCGGAGTGCTCGAAGAAGATCTCCCGACCCCGCGTGGCCTCGAGCAGCTCGGGGTGGTCGAGGACGATGTGGGAACCCTTGGTGCCGCCCATGAATCGGGTGAGCTCGCCGAGGGCGTCGTTCGTGAGATCGGTCCACGGACCCGACGTGTTGACGACCACGTCCGAGGCGACGGCGAACTCCGTGCCGCTTTCGCGGTCGCGCAGCAGAACCTTGTCTCCGTCACGGCCGATCGCCTCGACGTAGTTGAGGGCGATCGCACCCGGGTGGGCGGCTCGTCCGTCCTGCAGCACGTCCAGGGCCAGACGCTCGGGGTCATGCATCGACGCGTCGTAGTAGGTGGCGGTGTACTTGATCTTCGGGTCGAGCGCCGGAAGCTCGGCGAGCGACTTCTTGCGGCCGAGGAACCGGTGACGGGGGACGGTCCCGCCGTCACGGGAGAACGTGTCGTAGATCGTGAGCCCGACCTTGATGAGGAACGCGCCGCGCTCCTTCGGCTTGCCGCTCTTGTGGGTGAGGAACCGCAGAGGCGCTGAGAGGATCCCCGAGAAGGTCGAGTAGATCGGGATGGTCGTCTGCAGCGGCTTGACGTAGTGCGGCGCGATCTTGAGGAGCCCGTTGCGCTCTTCGACCGACTCGCGCACCAGGCGGAACTCGCCGTTCTCGAGATAGCGGATGCCGCCGTGGATCATGTGGCTCGACGCCGACGACGCGCCCGACGCGAAGTCGCCTCGTTCGACGAGCACGACATCGACTCCCTGAAGAGCGAGGTCGCGGAACGTGGAGATGCCGTTGATCCCGGCACCGATGATGAGGACGCTGGTGCGCCCGGCCTCGCGAACGGCGCGGACCTCTGCGCGCTCCGGCGATGAGTGTGTCGACTCGATCATCTTCGACCTCTCTTCTCTGCTTGCCCCCAGCATCGACCCGACGAGCCGTTACGCGCAAGCCCGCTGCACATATGTGCAAGTATCGATTCCGGAGGACGACTCATGGCTCACTCAGACGCACGTTCGCGGGATTCGAAGGTGGTCGCGGCGCTCACCGCGGCGCAGCTGTACTACATGCAGGACAAGACGATGGAGGTCATCGCGCAGGAGCTCGGGACCTCGCGCTCGTCCGTCTCGCGGCTGCTGAGCTTCGCGCGCGAGACGGGGCTCGTGGACATCCGTATCAATTCACCCCTTGAGCGGCTCGGGATGCTGGAGCAGCGCATCCGCGATCGGCACAGGGTGGTCGCGCACGTGGTGCCGATGCCGGAGATCGTCAGCGAGATGGAGCGGCTCGAGCGCGTCGCCCTCACGGCAGGGCGCCTGCTGTCCCAGTTCGTGGACTCCAACATGATCATCGGCGTCGCCTGGGGCTCCACGATCAGTGCCGTGAGCCGCGCCCTCACACAGAAGGAGACGCACAACACCACGATCGTCCAGCTCAACGGCGCGGGCAACACCCAGACCAGCGGGGTCGAGTACTCCAGCGACATCCTGCAGCGCTTCGGCAGCGCATTCGGCGCCCAGGTGCAGCAGTTCCCCGTGCCGGCCTTCTTCGACGATCCGTCGACGCGTGAGGCGATGTGGCGGGAGCGCAGCACGTTGCGCGTGCTCGACCTCCAGTCCAAGATGGACATCGCCGTGTTCAGCCTCGGATCGCCGGCTGCCGAAGTGCCGAGCCGCGTGTACGTCGGCGGCTACCTCGGGCGCGACGACTATCGCAGTCTTCGGGAGGACCACGCGATCGGCGACGTCGCGACCGTGTTCTTCCGCGCCGACGGCTCGTGGCGCGACATCCGGCTCAACGCTCGGGCCACGGGACCCGGCCTCGACAGGCTGCGCCGGGTGCCGCGGCGCGTCTGCGTCGTGTCCGGCATCCCGAAGCTCGTGAGCCTGCGCGCCGCCATCGCGGCCGATCTCATCACCGACGTCGTGCTCGATGAGGGGTTGGCCAGGCAGCTCGCGGAGGAGTGACTCATTCGTCCGGGAGGGACGCCTCGGGGCCGGAGCGGAACTCGCGGATGAGGTGATGCACGACCGCGGTGAGGTCGCCGCCGGCGGCATCGGCCACCGCGAGCTGCCGGGCGTAGCTCGCACCGTCCTCCAGGATGCGGCCGATGCTGCGGAACTCCGCCGCACACCCGAGGTCGGTCGCGACGGGGGCGAGTTCTTCCAAGGTCTCGGTGAGGTGCTCGCGCACCGGGCGCTGCGTGCCCGCTCTGTCGACGATCACCCTCGCGTCGACGCCGTAGCGCGCGGCCCTCCACTTGTTCTCCCGGTGGAACCAGGCCGGGAGCTCATCGAGGCTGCGTCCCTCGTCGAGCGCACGGGAGAAGTGCTCGACGAGAACCTGGACGAGGGCCGCCACCGCGGCCAGCTCCGGCAGTGTGGAGAGCCCATCGCAGGCGCGCACTTCGATCGTGCCCCAGCGCGGGGCCGGGCGGATGTCCCAGCGGACCTCGGACGCATCAGCCATCACGCCTGTGCGGACCATGTCGTCGAGGTAGGTCTCGAACTCCGACCATTCGTGCAACGGCCAGGGCAGCCCCGCCGTGGGGAGCTGTTGGAAGACGAGCGCCCTGTTCGACGCGTATCCCGTGCGCTCACCAGCCCAGAAGGGACTCGACGCGGCCAGCGCCTGGAGGTGCGGGAGATAGGCGGCGAGGGCGTTGATGATGGGGAAGACCTTGCGCTGGTCCTCGACGCCGATGTGCACGTGGATGCCCCAGATCATCATGTTGCGGCCCCACCACTGCGTGCGCTCGATGAGCTTGTGGTAGCGGGTCTTGTCGGTGACCTGCTGGTCGTACCACTGCGCGAACGGGTGGCTGCCGGCGGAGAGGAGCTCGATGCCCGCCGGATCCGTCGCCGCACGCACTGCGGCGATCGCCCTGCCGATGTCGTCCACGGCATCCGAGACAGACGCTCCGACCCCGCTCGTCACCTCGATGGTGTTGGTGAGCAGCTCGCCGGTGACCGTGTGCCGCTCGTCCTCGCTCTCCGCCTCCAAGGCATCGAGCAGTTCGGGGGCGCGGCCGACGAGGTCGCCGCTCGCCGGATCCGCGAGCATGATCTCCCACTCCAGGCCGACGGTGGAGCGGGCGGAGGGCGCGAATTCGAGCGTCACGAGCACAGTCTCGCACGCGGCAGCCGCGACACGGCAGCCGTCGTGTCGCCAGGTTTCGCGCCCGTGCCCGGCATCTGGCAGAATAGAGGGTCGGACGACGTGCTCGACCCTCTATCCAGCACTCATCCTCCCTTTCAGAGCTTCCGCCGGGTGTGCACCCCACGCTCCAGGCGACCGGTTCGTTTCCTTCCACACCATTCAGGAGAATCGTGGCTGTCAAGATTCGTCTCAAGCGCCTGGGCAAGATCCGCGCGCCTTACTACCGCATCGTCGTCGCCGACTCGCGCGCCAAGCGCGACGGTCGCGTGATCGAGGAGATCGGCAAGTACCACCCGACCGAGGAGCCCTCGTTCATCGAGATCGACTCCGAGCGCGCCCAGTACTGGCTGTCCGTCGGTGCACAGCCGACCGAGCAGGTCACCGCGCTGCTGAAGATCACCGGCGACTGGGGCAAGTTCAAGGGCGACAAGGACGCGAAGTCCACCCTCAAGGTCGCCGAGGAGAAGGCTGCGTTCGAGGCCGACGCCTCCAAGAAGTCGGTCATCAAGCCCAAGGCGGAGAAGAAGGAGGAGGCTCCCGCTGAGGAGGCTCCCGCCGCCGAGGCCGACGCGGAGGCCGCTGAGGCTCCCGCCGCCGACGCCGAGTAATCCGTCGTGCTCGCCGCCGCGCTCGAACACATCGTCAAGGGGATCGTCGATCACCCCGACGAGGTGCGCATCACCGAATCCACGTCGCCGCGAGGCGAACTGCTCGAGGTGCGCGTGCACCCCGACGACCGTGGACGCGTGATCGGGCGCGGCGGCCGCACCGCGAAGGCCCTGCGCACGCTCATCTCCGCCCTGGCGGATGGGCGGCGTGTCCGCGTCGATGTCGCGGATGACTGACGTGGTGTCCAGAGAACGAAACCAGGGCAAGAACCAGCTGCGCGTCGGGCGCCTCGTCAAGGCCCACGGCCTCAAGGGCGCGCTCAAGCTGGAGCTGTACACCGACAACCCGGAGCGGCGCTTCGTCCCGGGCGCCGAGTTCACGTTGCAGGTGCCAGAGGCATCTCCGTGGCACGGCAAGACCGTCACCGTGCGGGACTACCGGGTGATGAACGGCAACTCGGTCGTGTTCTTCCAGGGTGTCGACGACCGCACCGCCGCCGAGAGCCTCGTCCGTGCGATCCTGTGGATCGATCAGGACGCCGCTGAGATCGACGTCGAGGACAACGCGTGGTTCGACCACCAGCTGGTGGGACTCGACGTGGTCCGCGACGAGGTGGTCGTCGGACGGGTGGTCCGGGTGGACCACCTCCCCGCACAGGATCTGCTGATCGTGAAGACCGGTGACCAGGAGATCATGGTCCCCTTCGTGGAGGCCATCGTCCCCACCGTCGACATCGCAGCCGGCCGCTTGGTCGTCACGCCGCCGGCGGGGCTCTTCGAGGAACTGCCGGATGCCGATGACGTCCCGGCGGCGGACGACGACGCTGCCACCGCGGACGCGCCCGAGTGACCGCTGATACGGTTCCCCCGTGCGCATCGACGTCGTCTCCATCTTCCCGTCGTACTTCGACGGCCTGACGCTCTCCCTTCTCGGTAAGGCGCAGGACGCAGGCATCCTCGACCTCTCCGTTCGCGACCTGCGCGACTGGACGCACGATCGGCACCGCACCGTCGACGACACACCCTACGGCGGCGGCGCAGGCATGGTCATGAAACCGGAGCCGTGGGGACTCGCTCTCGATGAGCTGGCGGGCGCGTCGGAGCGCCCGACGATCATCTTCCCGTCTCCGGCGGGGGAGGTGTTCGCGCAGGCGACCGCCAGGGAGCTCGCGACGAGAGACCACCTGGTCTTCGGATGCGGTCGGTACGAGGGCATCGACGAGCGGGTGTTCGAGTACGCCTCGGAGCTGGGCGAGGTGCGCCTCATCAGCCTCGGCGACTACGTCCTCAACGGGGGCGAGGTCGCGACGATGGCGATGATCGAGGCCATCGGACGCCTCCTCCCCGGCGTGGTGGGAAATCCGGAGAGCCTGGTCGAGGAGTCGCACGAAGACGGCCTGCTCGAGTACCCCTCGTACACGAAGCCCTCGGTGTGGCGCGAGCGCGCCGTTCCCGAGGTGCTGCTGAGCGGGAATCACGGCGCGATCGCCTCCTGGCGCCGTGAGCAGCAGATCGAGCGCACGCGTCGTCGTCGGCCGGATCTTCTCAGCTAGAGCATCCGCTCCGTCCCGCGGTCGATCTCGAAGACGATGCTGTGCGGATGCCTGAGGGCGAGCGCACCAGCGGGATCCAGCCCGCGGAGTTCGGCGCGCAGCATCCGCCCGATCATCTCGTGTGCGATGAGGAGGGGAGTGCCGGACGAAGCCCACCCGCATGCGGAGAGCGCGCGTCGCGCGCGTGCACGCGCCTGGGCATAGCTCTCGCCGCCGGGGAATGCCCAGCCATACCGGTTCGCCGCACGGTCTGCCCTGGCCGTCGGATAGATCTGGTCGATCTCGTCCCAGGTCATGCCCGCCATATCGCCGTGGTGCACCTGGGCGAGCTCCGGCACCTCGACGAGTTCGGCCCCGAGCCGATCGGCGATGATGGTCGCCGTGTGCAGGGCACGGCCGAGCGGGCTCGAGCACACCGTGACGATGCCTCTGCCGGTCAGCAGGAGAGCGGTCGTCTCGGCCTGGCGGATGCCGTCGTGTGTGAGGGCCGAGTCGAGCTGTCCCTGCAGCCGGTGCTGGAGGTTCCACTCGGTCTGGCCGTGCCTCGCGAGGAAGAGGCGTTCCGGCACATGACGGTCCTCCGGGATCATCCACTCAATATGGCACACCGCCATGGTCCGCCGTTGGCGTCTTGCATGACAGCCGCTGCTAACGTCGGATCATGGCGCACGAGACGCTGGCCCGCTCCTTCGAGGGCATCGGAGCCGAGTACGACCGCTTCCGGCCTGGCTTCCCGGACGGGGCGTTGCACGCGGTGCTGCCGGAGCGCGTCGGACGGGTCTTGGATCTCGGGGCGGGGACGGGCAAGTTCACGCGGCTCCTCGTGCCGTGGGCCGATGAGGTCGTCGCGGTCGAGCCGTCCCACGCGATGCTCGGCGTGCTGCGTGACAAGGTGGCCGGTGTCGTCACGTATCAGGGGGGCGCGGAGAACATCCCCCTGGCTGATGCGTCCGTCGATGCGGTCACCGTGGCGCAGGCGTTCCACTGGTTCGATCGCGACGCGGCGTGTGCCGAGATCGCGCGTGTCCTCCGTGCCGACGGTGTGCTCGGCCTCATCTGGAACAGATCCGACGTCGGGTGCGCATGGGACAGGGCCTGCCATCGACTTCTTCATCCCGCGGTCGGGTCTCAGGACGACACGACGAGTTCGGCCGCCGCTGTGCTGCCGGGGTTCGCGTTCGAGCAGCACAGGGAGATCGCATGGACCGAACGGATCTCCCGAGACGACTACGTGGGGCGGTGGACCACGGTGAGCAGCTACCTCGTCGCACCTCCGGAACGACGCTCCAGGCTGATCGAGGCGATATCGCTGGTGATCGACACCGATCCTGACACGGCCGGGCGCTCGGAGTTCGACCTCCCGCACGTCACCGACGTCTTCGTTTATCGCCGCGCATGAGGATCTGGTCGCTGCATCCGCGGTACCTCGATCGTCAAGGGCTCGTGGCCTGTTGGAGGGAGTCGCTGCTCGCACAGGCGGTGCTGGCGGGACGAACGGTCGGCTACACGCGGCATCCCCAGCTCGAACGATTCCGCTCCGCGGCCGACCCGGTCGCGGCGATCGGCGCCTATCTCACGGCTGTTGCCGATGAAGCGGCCGGGCGTGGCTATCGGTTCGATCGCTCGCGCGTCGATACGGCGGATGTACGGCTCGGCGAGCACCTGACCGTCACGACCGGGCAGCTGCGCATCGAGTGGCTGCATCTGCGCGGCAAGCTCGCCGTGCGCGATCCGGATCGGCTCGCGCTGTGGGACGGGGTCCGCGATCCCGAGCCGCACCCGCTGTTCCGTGTGGAGGCGGGTCCGGCCGCCTCCTGGGAGCGCGCCGGCGCGTGAACCGCGCTCAGTCGACGCCGAGGAACGACCGGTCGGTGAGGACGATAGGCCCGTCCTCGGTCACGGCGACGGTGTGCTCGGAGTGCGCGCCGCGGGAGCCGTCGGCGCTGCGGAGCGTCCACCCGTCGGGGTCGGTGACGAGCTCGTCCGTTGTGGCGAGGAGCCACGGCTCGAGCGCGAACACGAGGCCGGCCCTGAGAGGGAACCCGCGGCCGGCCCGGCCGTCGTTCGGGACGTGCGGGTCGCCGTGCATGATGCGGCCGACTCCGTGCCCGCCGAACTCGGTGTTGATCGAGTAGCCGGCGCCGCGGGAGACCTCGGCGATGGAGGCCGAGATGTCGCCGATGCGGTTGCCGACGACCGCGGCCGCGATCGCCGCGTCGAGCGCGCGTTCCGTCGTCTCGATCAGCCGCAGGTCTTCGTCGCGCGGGGTTCCCACGACGAACGAGACGGCGGAGTCGGCCACCCACCCGTCGACGGACACGGCGAAGTCGAGCGAGACCAGATCACCGTCGCGCAACGTGTAGTCGTGGGGGAGTCCGTGCAGCACCGCGTCGTTGACAGAGGTGCAGATGACCTTGCCGAACGGGCTGGCCCCGAAGGACGGGTGGTAGTCGATGTAGCAGGACTCCGCCCCGGCACGTCGGATCAGGTCGTGCGCGCGCCGGTCGATCGTCAGGAGATTCGTCCCGACCTTGGTCTCGTCGCGCAGCGTGGCGAGGGTCTCGGCGACGAAGCGTCCGGCGGCGCGCATCTCGTCGATCTCGGCGGGCGTGCGCAGTTCGATCATGGGGGTGTCCTCTCGTCCCCTCCATTCTCCCCGATGCAGGCGGCGTCATCGTCTCGCGTGCTCACAGCGAACACGCGAGCGCGCCAGACGCTCGGGTCGTACGATCGGAGCATGTGGGTGCGAAGGGCGTTCTTCCGATGGCTGCTGCCGGCGGCCTTCGTGCTCCCCGCCTGGCTTCTGATCGGCTGGGGTGTCTTCCAGGGCGGATGGGCCATCCTCTGGGTGCTCTTCATCGCCATCCCGTCGGTCTTCCTCGGCCAGCTGCTGCTCACCCTCCTGACGCGCTCGCGCCCGTCCGTGCGGGTCGAACGAGCCGTGTCGTGGTGGGATGTCGCAGGGTTCTCCCTGTGGCACGGGCTCACCATCGCGGTCGGGTGCTTCATCGACGGAGCCTTCGGCTGGTTGCTCACCGGTGCGATCGTCGTGGGCATCGCCCTCATCTGGTTGCAGCTGTGGCAGCTGTGGAACGAGGCGAAGGGCAGCGGGACGAGGATCCGTGAGACCATCACCTGGCGCACCGTGACGCCGGCTGAGGAGCGCGCAGGCGATGAGCGGACGACACCGCATCGCGTGATCGTCGTGAGGGAGACCGACTCGACGGAGTGACCGTCCCGTCGAGCGCGCCGGGTTTTGGTGCGCGCACCCTTCCATGGCAGAATGGGTCCTTGTGCCGTGACCGGCTCTGCCACAGGGGAGCCCGCGGACGCCTCGGCGCCGTACGGTGCACACCCCATTCTTGTTCCTTCCAGCATGCATGCGACCTGTGGCGAATGCAGAGAGAGACGATCATGCAGATCCTCGACGCCGTCGACGCGGCTTCCCTCCGTTCGGACAT
This Microbacterium sp. XT11 DNA region includes the following protein-coding sequences:
- a CDS encoding MIP/aquaporin family protein, which translates into the protein MTEVNLGLYFLSEFVGTAMLVLLGCGVVANVALTKNKGFGGGFLMVNWGWGLAVFAGVLASAYSGAILNPAVGIGLLIAQKITFSAFLVATAAELVGAIVGAIVCWLAYKQHFDEEPDAANKLGVFSTGPAIRSYGWNLVTEIVGTFVLVFVIFAFADYGDIEVGTPGGLGPLTALPVALVVVAIGASLGGPTGYAINPARDLGPRIAHAILPIKGKGSSDWAYSWVPVVGPLIGGALAALASPVLLHLA
- a CDS encoding sugar-binding transcriptional regulator, giving the protein MAHSDARSRDSKVVAALTAAQLYYMQDKTMEVIAQELGTSRSSVSRLLSFARETGLVDIRINSPLERLGMLEQRIRDRHRVVAHVVPMPEIVSEMERLERVALTAGRLLSQFVDSNMIIGVAWGSTISAVSRALTQKETHNTTIVQLNGAGNTQTSGVEYSSDILQRFGSAFGAQVQQFPVPAFFDDPSTREAMWRERSTLRVLDLQSKMDIAVFSLGSPAAEVPSRVYVGGYLGRDDYRSLREDHAIGDVATVFFRADGSWRDIRLNARATGPGLDRLRRVPRRVCVVSGIPKLVSLRAAIAADLITDVVLDEGLARQLAEE
- a CDS encoding glutamate--cysteine ligase, yielding MTLEFAPSARSTVGLEWEIMLADPASGDLVGRAPELLDALEAESEDERHTVTGELLTNTIEVTSGVGASVSDAVDDIGRAIAAVRAATDPAGIELLSAGSHPFAQWYDQQVTDKTRYHKLIERTQWWGRNMMIWGIHVHIGVEDQRKVFPIINALAAYLPHLQALAASSPFWAGERTGYASNRALVFQQLPTAGLPWPLHEWSEFETYLDDMVRTGVMADASEVRWDIRPAPRWGTIEVRACDGLSTLPELAAVAALVQVLVEHFSRALDEGRSLDELPAWFHRENKWRAARYGVDARVIVDRAGTQRPVREHLTETLEELAPVATDLGCAAEFRSIGRILEDGASYARQLAVADAAGGDLTAVVHHLIREFRSGPEASLPDE
- a CDS encoding glycerol-3-phosphate dehydrogenase/oxidase, coding for MIESTHSSPERAEVRAVREAGRTSVLIIGAGINGISTFRDLALQGVDVVLVERGDFASGASSASSHMIHGGIRYLENGEFRLVRESVEERNGLLKIAPHYVKPLQTTIPIYSTFSGILSAPLRFLTHKSGKPKERGAFLIKVGLTIYDTFSRDGGTVPRHRFLGRKKSLAELPALDPKIKYTATYYDASMHDPERLALDVLQDGRAAHPGAIALNYVEAIGRDGDKVLLRDRESGTEFAVASDVVVNTSGPWTDLTNDALGELTRFMGGTKGSHIVLDHPELLEATRGREIFFEHSDGRIVLIYPLKGRVLVGTTDIDADPREVPVCTEEEIDYFFDLIHHVFPQISVSRDQIVFNFSGIRPLPRHEDTAPGFVSRDYRIEVDEKGAVPLVSLVGGKWTTFRALGESLSNVVLGLIGRSRTVSTAGRAIGGGRDFPRTEKARRAWIQENLPGAGERADLLLQRYGTRAAEVWQFVEQGPDSPLASGALSTRELEWMVQHEMVARLQDVVLRRTSIAFTGNVDAAVLDELGDALAPLLGWDRERHDAEVEQTRLLLNERHGLHIPSRTRG
- a CDS encoding RNA-binding protein, whose product is MLAAALEHIVKGIVDHPDEVRITESTSPRGELLEVRVHPDDRGRVIGRGGRTAKALRTLISALADGRRVRVDVADD
- the rimM gene encoding ribosome maturation factor RimM (Essential for efficient processing of 16S rRNA), yielding MTDVVSRERNQGKNQLRVGRLVKAHGLKGALKLELYTDNPERRFVPGAEFTLQVPEASPWHGKTVTVRDYRVMNGNSVVFFQGVDDRTAAESLVRAILWIDQDAAEIDVEDNAWFDHQLVGLDVVRDEVVVGRVVRVDHLPAQDLLIVKTGDQEIMVPFVEAIVPTVDIAAGRLVVTPPAGLFEELPDADDVPAADDDAATADAPE
- the trmD gene encoding tRNA (guanosine(37)-N1)-methyltransferase TrmD codes for the protein MRIDVVSIFPSYFDGLTLSLLGKAQDAGILDLSVRDLRDWTHDRHRTVDDTPYGGGAGMVMKPEPWGLALDELAGASERPTIIFPSPAGEVFAQATARELATRDHLVFGCGRYEGIDERVFEYASELGEVRLISLGDYVLNGGEVATMAMIEAIGRLLPGVVGNPESLVEESHEDGLLEYPSYTKPSVWRERAVPEVLLSGNHGAIASWRREQQIERTRRRRPDLLS
- the glpK gene encoding glycerol kinase GlpK, which gives rise to MADYIIAIDQGTTSSRAIIFDKKGSIVATGQKEHEQILPKAGWVEHDALEIWRNVQEVIGLALSRADLTRHDIAAVGITNQRETAVVWDKNTGKPVYNAIVWQDTRTQEIVDRLAADGGVERFKPVVGLPLATYFSGTKIAWILENVEGAREKAEAGDLLFGTTDCWVLWNLTGGVDGGVHATDVTNASRTMFMDLETLEWRDDILEAFGVPRSMMPEIRSSSEVYGVAESSSLLRETPIAGILGDQQAATFGQAAFNTGESKNTYGTGCFLIFNTGEEVVHSKNGLLTTVGYKLGDGPTHYALEGSIAVTGSLIQWLRDQLGIIDSAPQVEELASQVEDNGGVYIVPAFSGLFAPYWRPDARGAIVGLTRYANKNHIARAALEAVAFQTRDVLDAVNADAGVDLTELKVDGGMVANDALMQFQADVLGVPVVRPVVAETTALGAAYAAGLAVGFWSGLDDLSSNWQEDKRWEPSLDEAERDRQLRLWRKAVTKSMDWVDEDVR
- a CDS encoding histidine phosphatase family protein — translated: MIPEDRHVPERLFLARHGQTEWNLQHRLQGQLDSALTHDGIRQAETTALLLTGRGIVTVCSSPLGRALHTATIIADRLGAELVEVPELAQVHHGDMAGMTWDEIDQIYPTARADRAANRYGWAFPGGESYAQARARARRALSACGWASSGTPLLIAHEMIGRMLRAELRGLDPAGALALRHPHSIVFEIDRGTERML
- a CDS encoding pyrimidine dimer DNA glycosylase/endonuclease V; translated protein: MRIWSLHPRYLDRQGLVACWRESLLAQAVLAGRTVGYTRHPQLERFRSAADPVAAIGAYLTAVADEAAGRGYRFDRSRVDTADVRLGEHLTVTTGQLRIEWLHLRGKLAVRDPDRLALWDGVRDPEPHPLFRVEAGPAASWERAGA
- a CDS encoding class I SAM-dependent methyltransferase; its protein translation is MAHETLARSFEGIGAEYDRFRPGFPDGALHAVLPERVGRVLDLGAGTGKFTRLLVPWADEVVAVEPSHAMLGVLRDKVAGVVTYQGGAENIPLADASVDAVTVAQAFHWFDRDAACAEIARVLRADGVLGLIWNRSDVGCAWDRACHRLLHPAVGSQDDTTSSAAAVLPGFAFEQHREIAWTERISRDDYVGRWTTVSSYLVAPPERRSRLIEAISLVIDTDPDTAGRSEFDLPHVTDVFVYRRA
- the rpsP gene encoding 30S ribosomal protein S16; translated protein: MAVKIRLKRLGKIRAPYYRIVVADSRAKRDGRVIEEIGKYHPTEEPSFIEIDSERAQYWLSVGAQPTEQVTALLKITGDWGKFKGDKDAKSTLKVAEEKAAFEADASKKSVIKPKAEKKEEAPAEEAPAAEADAEAAEAPAADAE